The genomic window GCGTCCGCGCTCCCCCACGAGGGCGATCACGGTCGCGTCGGCGGTCGAGCCGCGCGCGATCATCGACATGAGCGACGACTTGCCGACGCCCGAACCCGCGAACAGCCCGAGGCGCTGCCCCACACCGACGGGGGTCATCGTGTCGAGCGCACGGACTCCCAGCCCGAGCTGCCGATCGATGCGCTGCCGCCCGATGACACTGGGAGCCGAGTTGGCCAGCGAGACGAGGGAGGCGTCGACGAGCGGACCGCGGCCGTCGATGGGACGACCGAGGCCGTCCAGGACGCGCCCCAGCAGTGCGCGTCCGGTCGGCACCCTCAGCGCCGCGCCCGAGTGACGCACGGGAGCACCCACGCGGATGCCCGACATCGACCCCATGGGCATGCAGCGCACGGCATCGCCGTCGACGGCCACCACCTCGGCGTCGATCTCCTGAGCGCCCGAGGTCTCGATGCGCACGCGATCGCCGACGGCGGCGGGAACCCCGAGCGCCTCGATGCCGAGGCCCACCACGGCCTTCACGACGCCGGAGCGCTGCGGCCGCGTCGCGGCGAGCGCGCGCTCCCAGCGGCTGCGCGGGGCGCTCACGGCGATGCCTCGGCGTTCTCGTCGATCGAGAGGGCCTCGCGCGCGCGCTCCAGCGCGGCGGCGATGCGTGTGTCGACCCTTCCGTGCGCGATCCGCACGACCGCTCCCCCGGGGTCGACGTCCGCACCCACCTCGACCTCGACGCCCTCCGGGAGGGACGGGTCCGTGACCGTGCGGAGGGTGCGCAGGTCGCGCTCGTTGAGGTGCACGCGCACCCAGGCCGACCGGGGTGTCTGCGCCGCGGCCCGGCGCACGGCGTGCGCGGCCGAGCGGGCGGCATCCGACATCTCCGCACCGAGGATCTCGGCGGCCATCTCGACCGCGAGCTCCTCGATGCGTCGCAGATCGGATGCCACGATCGCGGCGATCCCGTCCTCGAGACGGGCCCGCGCGTCGCCCAGCGCCGACAGCGCCGCCCGGTGGGCATCCTGCGCGGCGGTCTCGCGCGCGGCGAATCGCTCATCCGCCTCGAGACGCTCGCGTTCGAGCTCGGCCCGGGCGTCGCGCCGGCCCTCGGCGAAGCCGTCGGCGTAGCCCCGCGCACGCGCCCTGTCGGCGACGGTCCGGGCGTCGGTTCGCACCTCGCCCACGCGCGGCAGCACCAGCGGCGTGAAGACGGACTCGGACACGGCGGTCACCCTGCGGTTGTGGCGAAGCCGATCCGTGGCCAAGTCGACGAGCGATCCGTGCTCTTCCCGGACTATCGCGACGCGACGGCGTCGCGGTAACCGACCGCCACCGGGGAGGACGATCGGGGTACCGGTCACTCGATGAGCTCGTCGTCGTCCTCGCGCGAGAGGGTGATCTCTTCGGCGGCTTCGAGTTCGCGGATGACGCGGACGACCTCGGCGCGCGCCTCGTCGACCTGCCGCATGCGGACGGGCCCCAGCGCTCGCGTCTCCTCCTCGAGGTTCTCGCGGTTGCGCTCGGTCATGTTGCGGCGGATCACCTCGCCGATCTGCTCGTCGGCGCCCTTCAACGCGAGGGCGAGGACCCGCAGGTCGATCCCGCGCAGCACGCGCTGGGCGTCGCGGTCCTCGAGTCGCGCGATGTCGGCGAAGGTCAGCATCCGACTGCGCACCTCTTCGGCGAGCACGTGATCGCGGTCGTCGAGCCCGGCGAGCAGCGCCTTCTCGAGGGCGGTGTCGGATCGGTTGATGATGTCGACCAGCGGTTGGACGCCGCCGATGGCCTCGTGCGCCTCGCGCATGCCGAACACGCCCGTGCGCGCGCGCAGCGATTCGGCGACGACGGTGATCGCCTCCTGCGAGGCGACGCCGAGCTCCGCGATCGCCTGGGCGACGTCGGTGCGCAGGGGGTCCTGCAGGGCGGCCAGCACGGCCGCCGCCCGGTCGGC from Microbacterium testaceum includes these protein-coding regions:
- a CDS encoding FliH/SctL family protein — its product is MSESVFTPLVLPRVGEVRTDARTVADRARARGYADGFAEGRRDARAELERERLEADERFAARETAAQDAHRAALSALGDARARLEDGIAAIVASDLRRIEELAVEMAAEILGAEMSDAARSAAHAVRRAAAQTPRSAWVRVHLNERDLRTLRTVTDPSLPEGVEVEVGADVDPGGAVVRIAHGRVDTRIAAALERAREALSIDENAEASP
- the fliG gene encoding flagellar motor switch protein FliG; its protein translation is MSLLDSRPEAVAEVAPTAVTEVLAVARTPLSGLRKAAIVMLNMDRETSAEVLRHLGEARAELLAGELAQLGSVDTAATADALADFRRIASGRSLMSRGGEQFATGLLETAFGREKAVGMVGRVLSQGVVSFDFLNAADPTQLATILDGEMPTTVAVVLANLRADRAAAVLAALQDPLRTDVAQAIAELGVASQEAITVVAESLRARTGVFGMREAHEAIGGVQPLVDIINRSDTALEKALLAGLDDRDHVLAEEVRSRMLTFADIARLEDRDAQRVLRGIDLRVLALALKGADEQIGEVIRRNMTERNRENLEEETRALGPVRMRQVDEARAEVVRVIRELEAAEEITLSREDDDELIE